The Candidozyma auris chromosome 1, complete sequence genome includes a region encoding these proteins:
- the SAM51 gene encoding Sam51p codes for MITSPSQELSTQIIKQDALENRSSRPVYLSSVEVQGGEYLSRQFFTKLLHSLVERSDYTLGQLLHTVDESQNNLLKTNIFKSVKSSLHVDYLHPVPEPSKNYNREKSIPTKVVFDLEGTPSVGGDAALGFNTEDNLEVKLGYSNNNFNHNAELINVGVNYRPYKPNEHLLSSMKFVSNLRDPSYRFVFDLYHSQSNNRAWQLNSVKTTGGTIGVSYTSQTNLLSAFTGLSLNKRTAYDIDDGAVDSVKQFAGNFLKSSVVSHLAYNNVSYYDSNRKVFPKNGFSAVARNEISSDQEQEELAEGSSFFIKSILSLNLYKSFFNNAITAHIFNEAGNIYIPRSNGSKSLHISDRFYLGGYNSFRGFARNSVNTEGGLQFYKTGLTLYSKLPQLLRRKRTEGDPLRLYATGLVGNVGEDVLATSSGAALSGGAGLRYFNEWVNFDVGYFVSQRYRSSDAVGVRDGFQLEVSIGGTNRT; via the coding sequence ATGATAACGTCCCCGTCACAAGAATTGCTGACTCAAATAATTAAGCAGGATGCTTTGGAGAATAGATCGTCTCGCCCCGTGTATTTGAGCTCGGTCGAGGTTCAAGGTGGTGAATACCTTCTGAGACAATTTTTCACAAAACTATTGCATTCCTTGGTTGAACGTAGTGACTACACCTTGGGTCAATTGTTGCATACTGTGGACGAGAGTCAGAATAACTTGCTTAAAACGAACATATTTAAGTCTGTTAAGTCTTCTTTGCATGTTGATTATTTGCACCCAGTTCCTGAGCCATCAAAGAATTACAACAGAGAAAAGCTGATTCCTACAAAAGTTGTGTTTGATTTAGAGGGAACGCCTTCAGTTGGTGGTGATGCTGCGTTGGGTTTCAACACAGAGGATAACCTCGAGGTCAAGTTGGGGTATctgaacaacaacttcaaccACAATGCTGAACTTATCAATGTGGGCGTCAACTACAGACCTTACAAGCCTAACGAGCACCTTCTCTCATCCATGAAATTTGTGTCCAATCTACGTGACCCCAGCTACAGGTTTGTGTTTGACTTGTACCACTCTCAAAGTAACAATAGAGCATGGCAATTGAACTCTGTCAAGACTACAGGAGGAACCATTGGTGTGTCCTACACGAGTCAAACGAACTTGCTCTCTGCTTTCACAGGGTTATCTTTGAACAAAAGAACCGCGTATGACATTGACGATGGTGCTGTTGACTCTGTCAAGCAATTTGCTGGTAACTTTCTTAAACTGTCCGTTGTCAGTCATTTGGCATACAATAACGTCTCCTACTACGATTCTAACAGAAAGGTTTTCCCCAAGAACGGATTTTCTGCAGTTGCACGGAACGAGATCAGCTCAGACCAGGAGCAAGAGGAGCTCGCTGAGGGGCTGTCATTTTTCATCAAGCTGATATTATCGCTTAATTTGTATAAGtcgttcttcaacaacgcAATCACCGCTCATATTTTCAACGAGGCAGGTAACATATACATTCCTAGATCGAACGGCTCCAAACTGCTTCACATATCCGACAGATTTTACTTGGGTGGCTACAATTCCTTCAGAGGATTCGCACGTAACAGTGTGAACACTGAAGGTGGTCTTCAATTCTATAAGACAGGTCTCACTCTTTACAGCAAGCTACCCCAACTCTTGAGGCGTAAGAGGACCGAAGGTGACCCACTTCGTCTCTATGCTACAGGACTCGTGGGAAACGTTGGCGAGGACGTGTTGGCCACGAGCTCAGGCGCTGCATTGAGTGGAGGAGCTGGTCTCAGGTACTTCAACGAATGGGTCAACTTTGATGTTGGGTACTTTGTCTCTCAGAGATACCGATCCTCCGACGCTGTGGGTGTAAGAGATGGGTTTCAGTTGGAAGTTTCCATTGGTGGCACAAACAGAACTTAA
- a CDS encoding ferric reductase family protein, translated as MSIGLRLQPESVLRDGFGFCGDYKSPLIPSYLVICSTLMLLLYFFILLGASAKVSNLELYGEAGIAFLSCAYLNSQYLFCQIPSDYACYCSNENARASVVGCLAQNDTLPRDLASYYSKYCEKYYEVKVSYEQLESSLDYYLSSATDPALTNPNFNMTADNMTTPLLVNETAKQLYRKSYEVFLGNYDHSIYYGIGAVSYWFLVFIVAAVANWSVVLFPGLRGYFDGKFSRAWRKHITMPALVTRKRSTQQDFLGGFLSFLIPSRLESVLLFVFFWLVFALMVVEIRYIPHDPLFKTKKEAITRFVADRTGIIATIMVPLLVLFGGRNNFLQWLTRWDFATFIVYHRWIARLMVAMSFTHGVCFSAIYVWDGIYAEEMAEEYVTWGIVAIACGGIICFQGLLFLRRAYYEVFLVLHIILAVFFVAGLWKHISVLSYPQLVYPIFAIWGFDRLVRVFRIFIFGFTLAKVELISEDALKVTVSKPRHWKSIPGGHSWLHFGSSWYFWQSHPFTFVEVPSESGSDIIFYCKVKGGVTKSLGKKLAKVPGRALSMRVAVEGPYGETSPVQRHSSVTYIAGGNGIPGIFAETLELARNAAKRQTQNQKIKLVWIIRELRSIAWFHEELKLLQHLPVETTIYITRPERQDACEDLADVLQKYTQIDQSSKDSSDKKDEKESKSEADIEKSDLFACLRQSLSHIKILEGRPSISKVIEESIDEATGSTAFVTCGHPAMVDDVRYLALKAIYSTEKGSTSTTSCRYGHECKVCDAFVEANDRNFGI; from the coding sequence ATGTCAATCGGGCTTCGCCTCCAGCCAGAATCCGTTTTACGAGACGGATTCGGGTTTTGTGGAGATTATAAAAGTCCCTTGATCCCTTCGTATCTTGTTATTTGTCTGACTCTTATGCTCTTGctttacttcttcattcttcttggggCATCGGCCAAGGTGAGCAATTTGGAGCTCTACGGCGAAGCAGGCATTGCCTTCTTGTCTTGTGCTTACTTGAATTCTCAATATCTCTTCTGCCAGATCCCTTCAGACTACGCATGCTATTGCTCAAACGAGAATGCCCGGGCCTCAGTTGTCGGCTGCTTGGCCCAAAATGACACTCTACCTAGAGATCTTGCTAGCTACTATAGCAAATACTGTGAAAAATACTACGAAGTGAAGGTGAGCTATGAGCAGCTTGAGAGTTCCTTGGATTATTACCTAAGCAGCGCCACAGACCCAGCCTTGACCAATCCGAACTTTAACATGACCGCTGATAACATGACCACACCGCTCCTAGTCAACGAGACAGCCAAGCAGCTTTATCGTAAATCGTACGAGGTGTTTTTGGGAAATTACGATCACTCGATATACTACGGAATAGGTGCAGTGTCTTACTGGTTTTTAGTGTTCATTGTTGCAGCAGTTGCAAATTGGAGCGTGGTTTTGTTCCCAGGTTTAAGAGGCTACTTCGATGGCAAGTTTTCCAGAGCATGGAGAAAGCATATCACCATGCCTGCGTTGGTTACACGCAAGAGACTGACACAACAGGATTTCTTGGGTGGCTTCCTTAGCTTCCTTATACCATCAAGACTTGAGTCagtccttctttttgtattCTTTTGGTTGGTTTTTGCTCTCATGGTTGTTGAGATTCGCTATATCCCTCACGATCCACTTTTCAAaaccaagaaggaggccATCACTCGTTTCGTTGCCGACAGAACCGGTATTATTGCAACCATCATGGTTCCCTtgcttgttctctttggtggaagaaacaacttcttgcaATGGCTCACGCGCTgggattttgcaacttttaTAGTCTACCATCGCTGGATTGCCAGGCTTATGGTGGCCATGTCATTCACCCATGGCGTATGCTTTTCAGCGATCTACGTTTGGGATGGAATCTACGCTGAGGAAATGGCCGAGGAGTATGTCACTTGGGGCATCGTTGCAATCGCATGTGGTGGCATTATTTGTTTCCAGGGTCTTCTATTCCTTCGGAGAGCCTACTATGAAGTATTTTTGGTTTTACATATCATTCTTGCTGTTTTCTTTGTGGCAGGTCTTTGGAAGCACATTTCCGTGCTCTCATACCCGCAATTGGTATATCCAATCTTTGCAATTTGGGGGTTTGATCGTCTCGTCCGAGTTTTCAGGATCTTTATTTTTGGGTTCACTCTTGCAAAGGTTGAACTCATTTCGGAAGatgctttgaaggtgaCCGTATCGAAACCAAGACATTGGAAATCAATCCCAGGCGGCCATTCCTGGTTACATTTTGGCCTGAGCTGGTATTTCTGGCAATCACATCCATTCACTTTCGTCGAGGTACCTTCGGAGAGTGGAAGCGATATAATCTTTTACTGCAAAGTAAAGGGAGGAGTTACAAAGAGCCTCgggaagaagttggcaaaaGTTCCCGGTAGGGCATTGTCTATGAGAGTTGCCGTGGAGGGTCCATACGGAGAGACTAGTCCGGTGCAGCGTCATTCCAGTGTCACATATATTGCTGGTGGCAATGGTATTCCAGGAATTTTCGCAGAAACGCTAGAATTGGCTCGCAATGCAGCTAAGAGAcaaactcaaaatcaaaagatcaagttgGTCTGGATAATACGAGAATTGAGATCCATTGCGTGGTTCCATGAAGAGTTGAAGCTTTTACAGCATTTACCAGTCGAGACTACTATTTATATTACCAGACCCGAAAGGCAAGATGCTTGTGAGGATTTGGCAGACGTGCTACAAAAGTACACCCAAATTGACCAGTCTTCCAAAGATTCAAGTgacaagaaggacgagAAAGAGCTGAAGTCTGAAGCTGATATCGAAAAGTCAGATTTGTTCGCTTGTCTACGCCAAAGTCTCTCACACATCAAAATCCTTGAAGGCCGTCCAAGCATCTCGAAGGTTATCGAGGAAAGTATTGACGAAGCGACAGGCTCCACGGCGTTTGTCACTTGTGGCCATCCAGCCATGGTAGACGACGTGAGGTATTTAGCGTTGAAAGCGATCTACTCCACCGAGAAAGGGTCGACTTCTACGACCAGTTGCAGGTATGGGCATGAATGTAAAGTCTGCGATGCTTTTGTAGAGGCGAACGATAGGAACTTCGGGATTTGA
- the THR1 gene encoding homoserine kinase, whose product MSKFSLKVPASSANIGPGFDVLGIGLNLFLEIQVSTDPSVDTSDDQHFVKLSYEGDGAEHVPLRSEKNLITQTALYVMRCNGIKHFPKGTHIHVINPIPLGRGLGSSGAAIVGGVMLGNEIGQLQLSKERMLDYCLLIERHPDNIAAAMLGGFVGSYLNQLSDEETLAKNVPMEHILPSVDTPVELHETRAPPQNIGQYVKYNWNKQIRCVTVIPMFEVKTDDARAVLPSSYTKEDIVFNLQRLAVLTTALTLPQPDHKLIYEAMRDKIHQPYRAQLIPGLDRVLKELTPESSPGLCGICLSGAGPTILCLATDNYETIADRVIGIFKENGVECKWELLDIAYDGAVVERT is encoded by the coding sequence ATGTCCAAGTTCAGCTTGAAGGTTCCTGCGTCCAGTGCCAACATTGGGCCCGGTTTTGATGTCTTGGGAATTGGACTAAACCTTTTTTTAGAGATCCAGGTCTCCACAGATCCCTCTGTGGACACATCGGACGATCAGCATTTTGTCAAATTGAGTTACGAAGGTGATGGAGCAGAACATGTGCCACTTCGAAGTGAAAAGAACTTGATTACGCAGACTGCTTTATATGTCATGCGCTGTAATGGGATCAAGCACTTCCCAAAGGGAACCCATATTCATGTCATTAACCCAATTCCGCTTGGAAGAGGACTAGGTTCTTCTGGCGCAGCTATCGTGGGAGGAGTGATGTTGGGCAACGAAATTGGACAGCTTCAACTCTCAAAGGAAAGAATGCTTGACTATTGCTTGCTAATAGAAAGACACCCAGACAACATCGCGGCAGCTATGCTTGGAGGATTTGTGGGATCATACTTGAATCAGCtctctgatgaagaaacaTTGGCCAAGAACGTTCCCATGGAGCACATTTTGCCTAGCGTCGACACCCCCGTGGAGCTCCACGAGACGAGAGCTCCGCCACAGAACATCGGCCAATACGTCAAATACAACTGGAACAAGCAGATTAGGTGCGTTACCGTTATCCCCATGTTTGAGGTTAAAACCGACGATGCACGTGCGGTTCTTCCATCTCTGTACACCAAGGAAGACATTGTGTTCAACTTGCAAAGACTTGCAGTCTTGACTACCGCATTGACTCTCCCACAACCGGACCACAAGCTCATCTACGAGGCCATGAGAGACAAGATTCACCAGCCATACCGTGCGCAGCTCATTCCGGGGCTTGACAGGGTATTGAAAGAACTTACACCAGAACTGAGCCCTGGCCTTTGCGGCATTTGTCTTTCTGGCGCTGGCCCAACTATCTTGTGCTTGGCGACTGACAATTATGAGACTATTGCCGACAGGGTGATTGGCatcttcaaggagaacGGCGTGGAGTGCAAGTGGGAATTACTTGATATAGCATATGATGGGGCCGTTGTCGAGCGGACATAG
- the HMS1 gene encoding Hms1p has translation MYSPDDHRKSARLYNPQLPSLFHGPAEPPPQQDLDPSNLTDQPESFSPIFEEGENNSNTDSTDPTYPANNTNMDFSYPRMQNTPILDDHPGLDFDRDRMAPYEPFAVSPALANDFGALNPINYGNMGQHNTNTNSAGSSGSNSGNLSSSQGLALNHRSSQQKQPQSLNGSMGRTLNAMPSYGSSQYISGNYTGIKKWNDEDSQSSLGNSYQESTATTPSHIANKPQPVRAKSAHNLIEQRYRNKINDRFTALQMSVPTLRVIAKKAHKHRSGSVGSREEDEEDEEDMSSPPFDHDEDLEGLEPARKLNKGTILAKSIEYIKFLERKNERIKMEHRELVERARMMGIQLDESLLDGR, from the coding sequence atgtATTCTCCAGACGATCATCGCAAGTCCGCAAGGCTATATAATCCTCAGCTACCGTCACTTTTCCATGGGCCCGCTGAACCTCCTCCACAGCAAGACCTTGATCCTTCCAACCTCACCGACCAACCAGAGTCTTTCAGTCCTATCTtcgaagaaggagagaatAATAGCAACACCGATTCTACTGATCCCACTTATCCCGCCAACAATACCAATATGGACTTCTCGTACCCACGCATGCAAAACACCCCTATCTTGGACGACCATCCGGGACTAGATTTCGACAGAGACAGAATGGCGCCTTACGAGCCATTTGCTGTGAGTCCTGCTCTCGCCAACGACTTTGGGGCTTTGAATCCAATCAACTATGGCAACATGGGCCAGCATAACACCAACACAAACTCGGCGGGCTCGCTGGGGCTGAACCTGGGGAATCTTTCCTCCTCCCAAGGTCTAGCCTTGAATCACCGCTCCTCCCAGCAAAAACAGCCGCAGTCACTCAACGGGTCCATGGGACGTACGTTGAATGCGATGCCTTCCTACGGAAGCTCTCAGTACATCTCAGGCAACTATACGGGTATCAAGAAGTGGAACGATGAGGACTCACAAAGCTCTCTTGGGAACTCGTACCAGGAGAGCACAGCAACGACCCCTAGCCATATAGCCAACAAACCGCAGCCGGTCAGAGCGAAGTCAGCTCATAATTTGATTGAGCAGCGGTACAGaaacaagatcaacgaTCGCTTCACGGCGCTCCAGATGCTGGTCCCCACGCTTCGTGTgattgcaaagaaagcgcATAAGCACCGTTCAGGCTCGGTAGGTTCccgtgaagaagacgaggaggacgaggaagatATGAGTTCTCCGCCTTTCGACCATGACGAGGACCTCGAAGGGTTGGAACCAGCAagaaagctcaacaagGGCACAATATTGGCCAAATCAATCGAGTACATCAAGTTCCTCGAGCGCAAAAACGAAAGAATAAAGATGGAACACCGCGAGCTTGTGGAAAGAGCGAGGATGATGGGCATTCAGCTTGATGAGAGCTTGTTAGACGGGCGCTAA
- the ERG11 gene encoding sterol 14-demethylase, with the protein MALKDCIVDVVDRFSALPVPVKLAVLILVPIVYNLVWQFVYSLRKDRAPLVFHWVPWVGSAVVYGMQPYQFFESCREKYGDVFAFVMLGKVMTVYLGPKGHEFVLNAKLADVSAEAAYSHLTTPVFGKGVIYDCPNSRLMEQKKFAKTALTKEAFQRYVPRIQEEVLDYFKACSQFKMNERNNGVANVMKTQPEMTILTASKSLMGDDMRARFDASFAKLYSDLDKGFTPINFVFPHLPLPAYWKRDAAQQKISATYMSLINERRKTGDIVPDRDLIDSLMTNSTYKDGVKMTDQEVANLLIGVLMGGQHTSASTSAWFLLHLAEQPKLQEELYNEVLSVLAEKGGSLKDLAYDDLQKMPLINQTIKETLRLHMPLHSIFRKVMNPLVVPNTKYVVPKGHYVMVSPGYAQTNEKWFPRANEFDPHRWDEETSSNIDTDAVDYGFGKVTKGVSSPYLPFGGGRHRCIGEQFAYVQLGTILATYVYNIKWRFKKDGSLPPVDYQSMVTLPMEPAEIEWEKRETCVY; encoded by the coding sequence ATGGCCTTGAAGGACTGCATCGTCGATGTTGTCGACCGATTTTCGGCGTTGCCCGTGCCCGTGAAGCTCGCGGTGCTTATTTTGGTGCCCATCGTCTACAACCTTGTATGGCAGTTTGTCTACTCTCTCAGAAAAGACAGAGCTCCCTTAGTGTTTCACTGGGTGCCATGGGTGGGCTCTGCTGTTGTTTACGGAATGCAGCCATATCAATTTTTCGAGCTGTGCAGAGAGAAATACGGCGATGTGTTTGCTTTCGTGATGTTAGGAAAAGTTATGACGGTTTACTTGGGACCTAAGGGACACGAGTTTGTATTGAACGCTAAGCTTGCGGATGTTTCTGCCGAGGCTGCTTATTCCCACTTGACCACTCCAGTTTTCGGGAAAGGTGTCATTTACGACTGTCCCAACTCGAGGTTGatggagcagaagaaatttgCTAAGACTGCCTTGACGAAAGAAGCTTTCCAGAGGTACGTGCCCAGAATCCAAGAGGAAGTTTTGGACTACTTCAAAGCTTGCTCCCAATTCAAAATGAACGAACGTAACAACGGCGTGGCCAATGTGATGAAGACTCAGCCTGAGATGACCATCTTAACTGCTTCCAAGTCGTTGATGGGTGATGACATGAGAGCCAGATTTGATGCCTCCTTCGCCAAATTGTACTCCGACTTGGATAAAGGTTTCACACCCATCAACTTCGTCTTCCCCCACTTGCCCTTGCCTGCCTACTGGAAGAGAGACGCTGCTCAGCAGAAGATCTCTGCTACCTACATGTCCTTGATTAacgagagaagaaagaccGGTGACATCGTTCCTGACAGGGACTTGATCGACTCGCTAATGACAAACTCGACGTATAAAGACGGCGTGAAGATGACCGATCAGGAGGTTGCCAACTTGTTGATTGGTGTTTTGATGGGAGGTCAGCACACTTCAGCTTCCACGTCTGCCTGGTTTTTGTTGCACTTAGCTGAGCAACCAAAGTTGCAAGAGGAGCTTTACAATGAGGTCCTTTCAGTTTTGGCTGAAAAGGGCGGCAGCTTAAAGGATTTGGCTTACGACGACTTACAGAAGATGCCTTTGATCAACCAGACCATCAAGGAGACGTTGCGTTTGCACATGCCATTGCACTCCATTTTCAGAAAAGTCATGAACCCACTCGTGGTTCCAAACACCAAGTATGTTGTGCCTAAGGGTCACTACGTGATGGTCTCCCCAGGTTACGCCCAGACCAACGAGAAGTGGTTCCCCAGGGCCAACGAGTTCGACCCACACAGATGGGACGAGGAAACCTCCAGCAATATAGACACCGATGCTGTCGACTACGGGTTTGGTAAAGTCACCAAGGGTGTTTCTTCGCCATACTTGCCTTTTGGCGGTGGTAGACACCGTTGCATTGGTGAGCAGTTTGCCTACGTGCAATTGGGTACCATCTTAGCTACCTATGTGTACAACATCAAGTGGAGGTTCAAGAAGGATGGATCGCTTCCACCAGTCGACTACCAGTCGATGGTGACGCTACCAATGGAGCCAGCAGAAATCGAGTGGGAGAAAAGAGAGACTTGTGTTTACTAA